One genomic region from Macaca mulatta isolate MMU2019108-1 chromosome 20, T2T-MMU8v2.0, whole genome shotgun sequence encodes:
- the MMP15 gene encoding matrix metalloproteinase-15 isoform X2: MGSNRSAPGRPGWTGSLLGDWEEAARPRLLPLLLVLLGCLGLGVAAEDAEVHAENWLRLYGYLPQPSRHMSTMRSAQILASALAEMQRFYGIPVTGVLDEETKEWMKRPRCGVPDQFGVRVKANLRRRRKRYALTGRKWNNHHLTFSIQNYTEKLGWYHSMEAVRRAFRVWEQATPLVFQEVPYEDIRLRRQKEADIMVLFASGFHGDSSPFDGTGGFLAHAYFPGPGLGGDTHFDADEPWTFSSTDLHGNNLFLVAVHELGHALGLEHSSNPNAIMAPFYQWKDVDNFKLPEDDLRGIQQLYGTPDGQPQPTQPLPTVTPRRPGRPDHRPPRPPQPPPPGGKPERPPKPGPPAQPRATERPDQYGPNICDGDFDTVAMLRGEMFVFKGRWFWRVRHNRVLDNYPMPIGHFWRGLPSDISAAYERQDGRFVFFKGDRYWLFREANLEPGYPQPLTSYGLGIPYDRIDTAIWWEPTGHTFFFQEDRYWRFNEETQRGDPGYPKSISIWQGIPASPKGAFLSNDAAYTYFYKGTKYWKFDNERLRMEPGYPKSILRDFMGCQEHVEPGPRWPDVARPPFNPHGGTEPGVDSAESNMEDGDGDSGAGANKDGGSRVVVQMEEVARTVNVVMVLVPLLLLLCVLGLTYALVQMQRKGAPRVLLYCKRSLQEWV, encoded by the exons ATGGGCAGCAACCGGAGCGCGCCCGGACGGCCGGGCTGGACTGGCAGCCTCCTTGGCGACTGGGAGGAGGCGGCGCGGCCGCGACTGCTGCCGCTGCTCCTGGTGCTTCTGGGCTGCCTGGGCCTTGGCGTAGCGGCCGAAGACGCAGAGGTCCATGCCGAG AACTGGCTGCGGCTCTATGGCTACCTACCCCAGCCCAGCCGCCATATGTCCACCATGCGTTCTGCCCAGATCTTGGCCTCAGCCCTTGCTGAGATGCAGCGCTTCTACGGGATCCCAGTCACGGGTGTGCTCGACGAAGAGACCAAGGA GTGGATGAAGCGGCCCCGCTGTGGGGTGCCGGACCAGTTCGGGGTACGAGTGAAAGCCAATCTGCGGCGGCGGCGGAAGCGCTATGCCCTCACCGGGAGGAAGTGGAACAACCACCATCTGACCTTCAG caTCCAGAACTACACGGAGAAGCTGGGCTGGTACCACTCGATGGAGGCGGTGCGCAGGGCCTTCCGCGTGTGGGAGCAGGCCACACCCCTGGTCTTCCAGGAGGTGCCCTATGAGGACATCCGGCTGCGGCGGCAGAAGGAGGCCGACATCATGGTACTCTTTGCCTCTGGCTTCCATGGCGACAGCTCGCCGTTTGACGGCACCGGTGGCTTTCTGGCCCACGCCTATTTCCCTGGCCCCGGCCTGGGCGGGGACACCCATTTTGACGCAGATGAGCCCTGGACCTTCTCCAGCACTGACCTGCATG GAAACAACCTCTTCCTGGTGGCAGTGCATGAGCTGGGCCACGCGCTGGGGCTGGAGCACTCCAGCAACCCCAATGCCATCATGGCGCCGTTCTACCAGTGGAAGGACGTGGACAACTTCAAGCTGCCCGAGGATGATCTCCGTGGCATCCAGCAGCTCTACG GTACCCCAGACGGTCAACCACAGCCCACCCAGCCTCTCCCCACTGTGACGCCACGGCGGCCAGGCCGGCCTGACCACCGGCCGCCCCGGCCTccccagccaccacccccaggTGGGAAGCCAGAGCGGCCCCCAAAGCCGggccccccagcccagccccgaGCCACAGAGCGGCCCGACCAGTATGGCCCCAACATCTGCGACGGGGACTTTGACACAGTGGCCATGCTTCGCGGGGAGATGTTCGTGTTCAAG GGCCGCTGGTTCTGGCGAGTCCGGCACAACCGCGTCCTGGACAACTATCCCATGCCCATTGGGCACTTCTGGCGTGGTCTGCCTAGTGACATCAGCGCTGCTTACGAGCGCCAAGACGGTCGTTTTGTCTTCTTCAAAG GTGACCGCTACTGGCTCTTTCGAGAAGCCAACCTGGAGCCCGGCTACCCACAGCCGCTGACCAGCTATGGCCTGGGCATCCCCTATGACCGTATCGACACAGCCATCTGGTGGGAGCCCACAGGCCACACTTTCTTCTTCCAAGAGGACAG GTACTGGCGCTTCAACGAGGAGACACAGCGTGGAGACCCTGGCTACCCAAAGTCCATCAGTATCTGGCAGGGGATCCCTGCCTCCCCTAAAGGGGCCTTCCTGAGCAATGATGCAG CCTACACCTACTTCTACAAGGGCACCAAATACTGGAAATTCGACAATGAGCGCCTGCGGATGGAGCCCGGCTACCCCAAGTCCATCCTGCGGGATTTCATGGGCTGCCAGGAGCACGTGGAGCCAGGCCCCCGGTGGCCCGACGTGGCCCGGCCGCCCTTCAACCCCCACGGGGGCACAGAGCCCGGGGTGGACAGCGCAGAGAGCAACATGGAGGATGGGGATGGGGACTCTGGGGCTGGGGCCAACAAGGACGGGGGCAGCCGCGTGGTGGTGCAGATGGAGGAGGTGGCACGGACGGTGAACGTGGTGATGGTGCTggtgccactgctgctgctgctctgcgTCCTGGGCCTCACATACGCGCTTGTGCAGATGCAGCGCAAGGGTGCGCCGCGCGTGCTGCTGTACTGCAAGCGCTCGCTGCAGGAGTGGGTCTGA
- the MMP15 gene encoding matrix metalloproteinase-15 isoform X1, which translates to MGSNRSAPGRPGWTGSLLGDWEEAARPRLLPLLLVLLGCLGLGVAAEDAEVHAENWLRLYGYLPQPSRHMSTMRSAQILASALAEMQRFYGIPVTGVLDEETKEWMKRPRCGVPDQFGVRVKANLRRRRKRYALTGRKWNNHHLTFSIQNYTEKLGWYHSMEAVRRAFRVWEQATPLVFQEVPYEDIRLRRQKEADIMVLFASGFHGDSSPFDGTGGFLAHAYFPGPGLGGDTHFDADEPWTFSSTDLHGNNLFLVAVHELGHALGLEHSSNPNAIMAPFYQWKDVDNFKLPEDDLRGIQQLYGTPDGQPQPTQPLPTVTPRRPGRPDHRPPRPPQPPPPGGKPERPPKPGPPAQPRATERPDQYGPNICDGDFDTVAMLRGEMFVFKVWPCLPCLSLSLFAGCSGPPVPPSLTCLCCLLTPRPPQGRWFWRVRHNRVLDNYPMPIGHFWRGLPSDISAAYERQDGRFVFFKGDRYWLFREANLEPGYPQPLTSYGLGIPYDRIDTAIWWEPTGHTFFFQEDRYWRFNEETQRGDPGYPKSISIWQGIPASPKGAFLSNDAAYTYFYKGTKYWKFDNERLRMEPGYPKSILRDFMGCQEHVEPGPRWPDVARPPFNPHGGTEPGVDSAESNMEDGDGDSGAGANKDGGSRVVVQMEEVARTVNVVMVLVPLLLLLCVLGLTYALVQMQRKGAPRVLLYCKRSLQEWV; encoded by the exons ATGGGCAGCAACCGGAGCGCGCCCGGACGGCCGGGCTGGACTGGCAGCCTCCTTGGCGACTGGGAGGAGGCGGCGCGGCCGCGACTGCTGCCGCTGCTCCTGGTGCTTCTGGGCTGCCTGGGCCTTGGCGTAGCGGCCGAAGACGCAGAGGTCCATGCCGAG AACTGGCTGCGGCTCTATGGCTACCTACCCCAGCCCAGCCGCCATATGTCCACCATGCGTTCTGCCCAGATCTTGGCCTCAGCCCTTGCTGAGATGCAGCGCTTCTACGGGATCCCAGTCACGGGTGTGCTCGACGAAGAGACCAAGGA GTGGATGAAGCGGCCCCGCTGTGGGGTGCCGGACCAGTTCGGGGTACGAGTGAAAGCCAATCTGCGGCGGCGGCGGAAGCGCTATGCCCTCACCGGGAGGAAGTGGAACAACCACCATCTGACCTTCAG caTCCAGAACTACACGGAGAAGCTGGGCTGGTACCACTCGATGGAGGCGGTGCGCAGGGCCTTCCGCGTGTGGGAGCAGGCCACACCCCTGGTCTTCCAGGAGGTGCCCTATGAGGACATCCGGCTGCGGCGGCAGAAGGAGGCCGACATCATGGTACTCTTTGCCTCTGGCTTCCATGGCGACAGCTCGCCGTTTGACGGCACCGGTGGCTTTCTGGCCCACGCCTATTTCCCTGGCCCCGGCCTGGGCGGGGACACCCATTTTGACGCAGATGAGCCCTGGACCTTCTCCAGCACTGACCTGCATG GAAACAACCTCTTCCTGGTGGCAGTGCATGAGCTGGGCCACGCGCTGGGGCTGGAGCACTCCAGCAACCCCAATGCCATCATGGCGCCGTTCTACCAGTGGAAGGACGTGGACAACTTCAAGCTGCCCGAGGATGATCTCCGTGGCATCCAGCAGCTCTACG GTACCCCAGACGGTCAACCACAGCCCACCCAGCCTCTCCCCACTGTGACGCCACGGCGGCCAGGCCGGCCTGACCACCGGCCGCCCCGGCCTccccagccaccacccccaggTGGGAAGCCAGAGCGGCCCCCAAAGCCGggccccccagcccagccccgaGCCACAGAGCGGCCCGACCAGTATGGCCCCAACATCTGCGACGGGGACTTTGACACAGTGGCCATGCTTCGCGGGGAGATGTTCGTGTTCAAGGTCTGGCCCTGCCTCCCATGCCTGTCCCTGAGCCTTTTCGCTGGCTGCTCTGGGCCCCCTGTCCCACCCTCACTCA CTTGCCTGTGCTGCCTGCTCACACCGCGCCCTCCCCAGGGCCGCTGGTTCTGGCGAGTCCGGCACAACCGCGTCCTGGACAACTATCCCATGCCCATTGGGCACTTCTGGCGTGGTCTGCCTAGTGACATCAGCGCTGCTTACGAGCGCCAAGACGGTCGTTTTGTCTTCTTCAAAG GTGACCGCTACTGGCTCTTTCGAGAAGCCAACCTGGAGCCCGGCTACCCACAGCCGCTGACCAGCTATGGCCTGGGCATCCCCTATGACCGTATCGACACAGCCATCTGGTGGGAGCCCACAGGCCACACTTTCTTCTTCCAAGAGGACAG GTACTGGCGCTTCAACGAGGAGACACAGCGTGGAGACCCTGGCTACCCAAAGTCCATCAGTATCTGGCAGGGGATCCCTGCCTCCCCTAAAGGGGCCTTCCTGAGCAATGATGCAG CCTACACCTACTTCTACAAGGGCACCAAATACTGGAAATTCGACAATGAGCGCCTGCGGATGGAGCCCGGCTACCCCAAGTCCATCCTGCGGGATTTCATGGGCTGCCAGGAGCACGTGGAGCCAGGCCCCCGGTGGCCCGACGTGGCCCGGCCGCCCTTCAACCCCCACGGGGGCACAGAGCCCGGGGTGGACAGCGCAGAGAGCAACATGGAGGATGGGGATGGGGACTCTGGGGCTGGGGCCAACAAGGACGGGGGCAGCCGCGTGGTGGTGCAGATGGAGGAGGTGGCACGGACGGTGAACGTGGTGATGGTGCTggtgccactgctgctgctgctctgcgTCCTGGGCCTCACATACGCGCTTGTGCAGATGCAGCGCAAGGGTGCGCCGCGCGTGCTGCTGTACTGCAAGCGCTCGCTGCAGGAGTGGGTCTGA
- the MMP15 gene encoding matrix metalloproteinase-15 isoform X3, whose protein sequence is MPTPLCPCHRWMKRPRCGVPDQFGVRVKANLRRRRKRYALTGRKWNNHHLTFSIQNYTEKLGWYHSMEAVRRAFRVWEQATPLVFQEVPYEDIRLRRQKEADIMVLFASGFHGDSSPFDGTGGFLAHAYFPGPGLGGDTHFDADEPWTFSSTDLHGNNLFLVAVHELGHALGLEHSSNPNAIMAPFYQWKDVDNFKLPEDDLRGIQQLYGTPDGQPQPTQPLPTVTPRRPGRPDHRPPRPPQPPPPGGKPERPPKPGPPAQPRATERPDQYGPNICDGDFDTVAMLRGEMFVFKGRWFWRVRHNRVLDNYPMPIGHFWRGLPSDISAAYERQDGRFVFFKGDRYWLFREANLEPGYPQPLTSYGLGIPYDRIDTAIWWEPTGHTFFFQEDRYWRFNEETQRGDPGYPKSISIWQGIPASPKGAFLSNDAAYTYFYKGTKYWKFDNERLRMEPGYPKSILRDFMGCQEHVEPGPRWPDVARPPFNPHGGTEPGVDSAESNMEDGDGDSGAGANKDGGSRVVVQMEEVARTVNVVMVLVPLLLLLCVLGLTYALVQMQRKGAPRVLLYCKRSLQEWV, encoded by the exons ATGCCCACCCCTCTGTGTCCATGTCACAGGTGGATGAAGCGGCCCCGCTGTGGGGTGCCGGACCAGTTCGGGGTACGAGTGAAAGCCAATCTGCGGCGGCGGCGGAAGCGCTATGCCCTCACCGGGAGGAAGTGGAACAACCACCATCTGACCTTCAG caTCCAGAACTACACGGAGAAGCTGGGCTGGTACCACTCGATGGAGGCGGTGCGCAGGGCCTTCCGCGTGTGGGAGCAGGCCACACCCCTGGTCTTCCAGGAGGTGCCCTATGAGGACATCCGGCTGCGGCGGCAGAAGGAGGCCGACATCATGGTACTCTTTGCCTCTGGCTTCCATGGCGACAGCTCGCCGTTTGACGGCACCGGTGGCTTTCTGGCCCACGCCTATTTCCCTGGCCCCGGCCTGGGCGGGGACACCCATTTTGACGCAGATGAGCCCTGGACCTTCTCCAGCACTGACCTGCATG GAAACAACCTCTTCCTGGTGGCAGTGCATGAGCTGGGCCACGCGCTGGGGCTGGAGCACTCCAGCAACCCCAATGCCATCATGGCGCCGTTCTACCAGTGGAAGGACGTGGACAACTTCAAGCTGCCCGAGGATGATCTCCGTGGCATCCAGCAGCTCTACG GTACCCCAGACGGTCAACCACAGCCCACCCAGCCTCTCCCCACTGTGACGCCACGGCGGCCAGGCCGGCCTGACCACCGGCCGCCCCGGCCTccccagccaccacccccaggTGGGAAGCCAGAGCGGCCCCCAAAGCCGggccccccagcccagccccgaGCCACAGAGCGGCCCGACCAGTATGGCCCCAACATCTGCGACGGGGACTTTGACACAGTGGCCATGCTTCGCGGGGAGATGTTCGTGTTCAAG GGCCGCTGGTTCTGGCGAGTCCGGCACAACCGCGTCCTGGACAACTATCCCATGCCCATTGGGCACTTCTGGCGTGGTCTGCCTAGTGACATCAGCGCTGCTTACGAGCGCCAAGACGGTCGTTTTGTCTTCTTCAAAG GTGACCGCTACTGGCTCTTTCGAGAAGCCAACCTGGAGCCCGGCTACCCACAGCCGCTGACCAGCTATGGCCTGGGCATCCCCTATGACCGTATCGACACAGCCATCTGGTGGGAGCCCACAGGCCACACTTTCTTCTTCCAAGAGGACAG GTACTGGCGCTTCAACGAGGAGACACAGCGTGGAGACCCTGGCTACCCAAAGTCCATCAGTATCTGGCAGGGGATCCCTGCCTCCCCTAAAGGGGCCTTCCTGAGCAATGATGCAG CCTACACCTACTTCTACAAGGGCACCAAATACTGGAAATTCGACAATGAGCGCCTGCGGATGGAGCCCGGCTACCCCAAGTCCATCCTGCGGGATTTCATGGGCTGCCAGGAGCACGTGGAGCCAGGCCCCCGGTGGCCCGACGTGGCCCGGCCGCCCTTCAACCCCCACGGGGGCACAGAGCCCGGGGTGGACAGCGCAGAGAGCAACATGGAGGATGGGGATGGGGACTCTGGGGCTGGGGCCAACAAGGACGGGGGCAGCCGCGTGGTGGTGCAGATGGAGGAGGTGGCACGGACGGTGAACGTGGTGATGGTGCTggtgccactgctgctgctgctctgcgTCCTGGGCCTCACATACGCGCTTGTGCAGATGCAGCGCAAGGGTGCGCCGCGCGTGCTGCTGTACTGCAAGCGCTCGCTGCAGGAGTGGGTCTGA